TGCAGCCATTGGATGAATACAGGCACTTTCATCAATTTCCGGGGTACTGCACTGCCGGTTACAGGATATGGATGGGTTCTGCATGATATTTGATGCAGGCTCATTGAATTTACGTCTACTCTCTGAAAATTCTGACATTTTTGCTCACCTATTGGTTCTGATCGTTCTGCTAATGAGTATTAATCCAGATAATATTGCTGTTAATAATTATAAATTATTCTGTTAAAACCAGATAAAGAAACTCTGATACATTTATACTGATATTGCAACTATGGCTATTTTACTGGTGTCTTTGAAAAAAGAAAAGCGGACCCGGTGGGATTTGAACCCACGACCCCCGGGTTAGAAGCCCGGTGCTATATCCTGGCTAAGCCACGGGACCGTTTGTATTATTAATTCCAGTGGAGTACGAAATAGATGTTTATACATAAAAGGTTTTTGTATATTTCGTTTGGTTTGAAGAAATATTCCAGAATTGCACATAAATATACATATATATTAGTGCAAATATCAGGAATTATTATCTGGATTTCAAGCTGAGGATTATATATGAGCGAATTAATGATTTATGTAAACGGAGAATATGTGCCAAAATCCCAGGCAACAACATCCATATATGATCATGGTTTTCTGTATGGAGATGGCGTTTTTGAAGGGATAAGGGCTTATAATGGGAGAGTATTTAAGCTGGCTGAACATATCGACCGCCTGTATGATTCAGCAAGGGCCATAGCGCTTAATATCCCCATGTCAAAAGAAGAGATGGAAGAGGCAATACTTGAAACTCTTCGCAAAAATAATCTCAAGGATGCTTATATAAGGCCAATTGTTTCAAGAGGCATTGGCGATCTTGGACTCGATCCCAGAAAATGTCCGAACCCTAATATATTCATCATAACACAGCCATGGGATGCAATGTATGGTGATCTTTATGAAACAGGTCTTACAGCCATTACTGTTGGAATCAGAAGGAATGCTCCTGATGCCCTTTCACCAAATATCAAGTCCCTGAACTATCTGAACAATATTCTTGCAAAAATTGAAGCAAATGAGAAAGGGGGAGATGAAGCTATCTTCCTGGACAGCAGAGGCTTTATTTCTGAAGGCTCGGGGGATAATATTTTCTGCATAAAGAATGGAAGGATTCTAACTCCCCCGACCATCAATAACCTTAAAGGTATCACAAGGGCTGTTGCAATTGAAATCCTTGAAAAGCTGGGCTATGATGTACTGGAGAAGGATATTGGTCTGTTTGATCTGTATACTGCAGATGAGATATTTGTAACAGGTACTGCGGCTGAAGCTGCACCAATTGTGAAAATAGATGGCAGGATTATAGGGAATGGAAAGGTAGGCCCTATCACAAAACAGGTTGCAGATACATTTGCAGAATTTACCCGGTCCAATGGAACAGAGATATGAACAGGCAGGTACCTGTTACACATACATAGCTGTCATAAAATACCGGGTATAGCGACTATGCCATGTATGGACAAAAACTGGCTGAGGTGAAAAAGATGGATAAAATCATACTGGAAAACATTAAGTATCTCAATGATTCTGTAATTTTGATATTGCTTCTGATGCCTGCTACTTTAATTATCGTATTTGAGGCAATAGCTTCAATTCATGAACTTCGGGTCCTATCAATTGTTACATGGGTAATTTATCTGATGGCCCTTGGTTATGTATCTTTCAGGGTAATCAATCTTAACAAAAAACTCACCATTTATATGGAAAATATGGAAAATAAGTAAGTCTATGCAGCGAAAAGAATTCAGAAATCTTCTCTCAATTGTGGATGCACACCACCTTCTGTTCAGTCTGGAAACTAAGTTTTCATCAGAATCGGTTTTGATAGAAAATGCCGCAGGATCAATACTGGATGAGGATGTAGTTTCACCAATAGATGTACCTCATTTTGATAAATCGGTAATGGATGGTTATGCTGTATATGCTGCTGATACCTACGGTGCCACTGAAACTGATCCTGTAACAATTCACCTGATAGGTTCTATTGAACCGGGGTTCTCTCCTGGGCTGATGATATGTTCAGGAGAGGCTGCAGAGATTTCAACAGGTGCTCAGATCCCGGATGGAGCTGATGCAGTTGTCATGATCGAACATACAACTACCAGAGATGGATATGTCTATATCTACAGGCCGGTTCATTCAGGTGAAAATATAATGCGTGCAGGATCTGATATTCTGCAAGGTGAGCCTTTGCTTTCAAAGGGACAGAGAATAGGACTGCGGGATATAGGTTTACTGGCAGCTGCAGGTAAAAGAAGGGTAAGGGTAAGATCCCTTAAAGTAGGCATTATTTCCACAGGTAATGAGATCACAGAACCCGGTAAAGAACTGGAAGATGGGATGATCTATGATACCAATTCCTATGCACTGCATGCAGCTGTAAGTGATTGTGGCGGTTCTCCTGTTATATATGGGATAGTGGAGGATGATGAGGACTCTATGATCCGGATTCTGAATAATGCGGTCTTTGAATGTGATATTGTCCTGACTTCCGGGAGTACTTCTGCCGGAGCAGGAGATATTATGTACAGGATCATTCAGCAAAAAGGTGAAACATTTGCCCATGGAATCAATATCCGGCCTGGTAAACCTGTTGTCATAGGAAGGATAAAAGATACACTAACAATCGGCCTTCCTGGTAATCCATCGTCTGCTCTGATCATATTCAATGAGTTTGTTGCGCCTTTCATCAGAAGAACACTGGGCCTGGATGAGGATATTAGAAGAAAGATATCGGCAGTTGCCGGGACTGAAATACGTTCTGAGGGCAGACATCAGCTCTTACCTG
Above is a genomic segment from Methanosalsum zhilinae DSM 4017 containing:
- the ilvE gene encoding branched-chain-amino-acid transaminase yields the protein MSELMIYVNGEYVPKSQATTSIYDHGFLYGDGVFEGIRAYNGRVFKLAEHIDRLYDSARAIALNIPMSKEEMEEAILETLRKNNLKDAYIRPIVSRGIGDLGLDPRKCPNPNIFIITQPWDAMYGDLYETGLTAITVGIRRNAPDALSPNIKSLNYLNNILAKIEANEKGGDEAIFLDSRGFISEGSGDNIFCIKNGRILTPPTINNLKGITRAVAIEILEKLGYDVLEKDIGLFDLYTADEIFVTGTAAEAAPIVKIDGRIIGNGKVGPITKQVADTFAEFTRSNGTEI
- a CDS encoding molybdopterin biosynthesis protein; the protein is MQRKEFRNLLSIVDAHHLLFSLETKFSSESVLIENAAGSILDEDVVSPIDVPHFDKSVMDGYAVYAADTYGATETDPVTIHLIGSIEPGFSPGLMICSGEAAEISTGAQIPDGADAVVMIEHTTTRDGYVYIYRPVHSGENIMRAGSDILQGEPLLSKGQRIGLRDIGLLAAAGKRRVRVRSLKVGIISTGNEITEPGKELEDGMIYDTNSYALHAAVSDCGGSPVIYGIVEDDEDSMIRILNNAVFECDIVLTSGSTSAGAGDIMYRIIQQKGETFAHGINIRPGKPVVIGRIKDTLTIGLPGNPSSALIIFNEFVAPFIRRTLGLDEDIRRKISAVAGTEIRSEGRHQLLPVGLIRNRIYPADKGSGAVTTLSLADGFIEVGAETEFIEAGTEVEVTMFDGSRTPDLLLAGGTCPGLLILEELTGMEFRILNRSSSGGFSSVASKTADIGCVNMLSKSGEYNVEMMKDMGLENAVLVKGYKRDQGLITGQNTGICQIEDLQGRRLINRNRGSGTRAFFDMQLGRFARDRNMDFSELTASIKGYDSGAKSVLEVCNTITRNFADAGFGIRAAAEENGLGYVSIGEEDFDFIIPEDLLDVPEVRRFIECLSSESFANRLPDGLRVHSRTGEVVNPE